The following coding sequences lie in one Sporocytophaga myxococcoides DSM 11118 genomic window:
- a CDS encoding hydrogen peroxide-inducible genes activator, translating to MTLVQLEYIVALDTFRHFGIAAEKCFVTQPTLSMQIQKLEEELGILLFDRGKQPVIPTDAGKDVIEQARRVLKESAKIKEIINSKKGLLEGEIKIGIIPTLAPYLIPLFLPSFIKKYPSVRVILEELKTEDILYRLKNDLLDTGILVGPLGDPQINEKKLFYEPFVAYVSKKHSLYKKKILKEEDLEVNDLWLLQEGHCMRSQVLKMCKATGRGNGDNQVIYEAGSIETLKKLVELNQGVTLLPELALADLNAGQRGMVRYFYEPEPVREVVLVTHRNIVKERLNEVLSEEIISKVPQKMKKDNPHIINIEL from the coding sequence ATGACTTTGGTTCAATTGGAATATATAGTTGCCCTGGATACTTTTAGGCATTTTGGTATTGCTGCTGAAAAGTGTTTTGTAACGCAACCTACTCTGAGCATGCAGATTCAAAAGTTGGAAGAAGAGCTTGGAATTTTGCTGTTTGACAGGGGAAAGCAGCCTGTAATTCCAACAGATGCAGGTAAGGATGTAATTGAGCAGGCCCGAAGAGTGCTTAAAGAATCGGCTAAAATAAAAGAGATCATCAATTCTAAAAAAGGTCTTTTAGAAGGAGAAATAAAAATTGGAATAATCCCGACACTTGCTCCTTATCTCATCCCTTTGTTTCTACCTTCATTTATAAAAAAATATCCTTCTGTCAGAGTTATTCTGGAAGAGTTGAAAACAGAAGATATCTTATACCGATTAAAAAATGATTTGCTTGATACTGGTATTTTAGTAGGGCCATTGGGTGATCCTCAGATAAATGAGAAGAAATTATTCTATGAACCTTTTGTTGCCTATGTTTCAAAAAAACATTCTTTATATAAAAAAAAGATTTTAAAGGAAGAGGACTTGGAGGTAAATGACTTATGGCTTTTGCAGGAAGGTCATTGTATGCGTAGTCAGGTATTGAAAATGTGCAAAGCTACAGGAAGGGGTAACGGAGATAATCAGGTAATATATGAGGCCGGTAGTATTGAGACATTGAAAAAACTTGTGGAATTGAATCAGGGGGTAACACTTTTGCCGGAGTTGGCATTAGCTGATTTAAATGCAGGACAAAGAGGAATGGTACGGTATTTTTATGAGCCAGAGCCTGTAAGAGAAGTCGTACTTGTGACCCATAGAAATATAGTGAAAGAAAGACTGAATGAAGTGTTATCTGAAGAGATTATTTCCAAAGTCCCTCAGAAAATGAAAAAAGACAATCCACATATCATTAATATTGAGTTATAA
- a CDS encoding HAD family hydrolase — MIEIPISPNTKGLIFDIDGTLVDTMSLHYKASQIACNEYGFDFPLDFFKAYAGVPTLTVFELLIKHLGLNFNGREIGLKKENLYLELVHEVKPLQPVYDIVLKYEGKLPIALGTGATREIAEMTLKAAGILDKFEHIVTCDDVTNPKPAPDTFLQCASLIGIQPKYCQVFEDGDAGIKAAIDGGMMATDIRQYVDVNIQL; from the coding sequence ATGATTGAAATTCCTATTTCTCCTAATACTAAAGGCTTGATATTTGACATAGATGGGACTCTTGTTGATACTATGTCACTTCATTATAAAGCTAGTCAGATTGCTTGTAATGAATATGGTTTTGACTTTCCCTTGGATTTCTTTAAAGCTTATGCAGGGGTTCCTACACTTACAGTTTTTGAGCTTTTAATTAAACATCTGGGCCTTAATTTTAATGGTCGTGAAATAGGGCTAAAAAAAGAAAATCTTTATCTCGAACTTGTTCATGAAGTCAAACCACTTCAGCCTGTTTATGATATTGTTCTTAAATATGAAGGAAAACTTCCTATTGCATTGGGAACGGGAGCTACACGCGAAATTGCTGAGATGACTTTGAAAGCAGCAGGAATACTTGACAAATTTGAACATATCGTAACATGCGATGACGTTACGAACCCGAAGCCCGCACCTGATACTTTTTTACAATGTGCATCGCTTATTGGTATTCAGCCGAAATACTGTCAGGTATTTGAAGACGGGGATGCAGGTATCAAGGCTGCTATTGACGGCGGTATGATGGCCACAGACATTCGTCAATATGTGGATGTAAATATTCAGCTATAG
- a CDS encoding ferredoxin--NADP reductase — MSQYHQLKVKEIIKETSDTITVVFENGSKQISYKSGQFLTLIVPVKGDKLRRSYSLCSSPYTDEELAVTIKRIANGLVSNYLPDNLKKGDSLEVMEPAGTFNFIPDPSRATDIVLIGAGSGITPLISIAKSALEKEPKSNVYLIYGNRNEASIIFKQKLEALQSAFKERFTVVHRLSQPQDKSLPAGRLNRSEVIKLLETFNKLQIEQADYYVCGPDGMMQEAISALELLKVSKSQIKKESFLPADASALSSGKVVADSPDSPQDVTIIYQGSEYKITVPPNKSILEVALKQNIDLPYSCQSGMCTACMGKCISGKVHLDDSDALSDKELEKGYVLTCVGHPVTANVVIEID; from the coding sequence ATGAGCCAGTATCATCAACTAAAAGTTAAGGAAATAATAAAAGAAACTTCAGACACCATCACAGTTGTCTTTGAAAACGGATCAAAACAAATATCATATAAGTCAGGTCAGTTTCTAACATTGATAGTTCCTGTAAAAGGTGACAAATTGCGAAGATCATATTCGCTCTGCTCTTCTCCTTATACTGATGAAGAATTAGCTGTTACCATTAAAAGGATAGCAAATGGTTTAGTGTCCAATTACCTTCCTGATAATTTAAAAAAAGGCGATTCATTAGAAGTGATGGAGCCTGCAGGAACATTTAATTTTATTCCGGATCCTTCGAGAGCTACTGATATCGTTCTGATTGGAGCAGGAAGTGGCATAACCCCATTGATTTCCATTGCAAAGTCTGCTCTTGAGAAAGAGCCTAAAAGTAATGTATATCTGATTTATGGCAACAGGAATGAAGCCTCCATTATCTTTAAACAGAAACTTGAAGCATTACAATCAGCATTTAAAGAACGTTTTACAGTAGTACATAGACTTAGTCAACCTCAAGATAAATCATTGCCAGCCGGTCGGTTAAACCGATCAGAAGTGATCAAGCTTTTGGAAACTTTTAATAAACTTCAGATTGAACAAGCGGACTATTATGTTTGTGGTCCTGACGGAATGATGCAGGAAGCTATAAGTGCCCTTGAACTTTTAAAAGTTTCAAAGAGCCAGATTAAAAAAGAGAGTTTTCTTCCTGCTGATGCCAGTGCATTAAGTAGTGGCAAGGTTGTAGCAGACAGCCCTGATTCGCCTCAGGACGTTACTATTATCTATCAGGGAAGCGAATATAAAATTACAGTTCCTCCTAATAAATCAATACTTGAGGTTGCATTAAAGCAGAACATCGATTTGCCATATTCTTGTCAGAGTGGTATGTGCACTGCTTGTATGGGTAAATGTATTAGTGGAAAAGTACATCTAGATGATAGCGATGCGCTTTCTGATAAAGAGCTAGAGAAGGGATATGTGCTGACTTGTGTTGGACACCCTGTAACTGCTAATGTAGTAATTGAAATAGATTAA